A genome region from Pseudomonas anguilliseptica includes the following:
- a CDS encoding SbcC/MukB-like Walker B domain-containing protein, whose product MKILSLRLKNLNSLKGEWKIDFTAEPFKDNGLFAITGPTGAGKTTLLDAICLALYHRTPRISSLSDKTNQLMTRHTADCLAEVEFEVKGVAYRAFWSQRRARDKADGQLQGPKVELAAADGQIITDKINEKLHETERLTGLDFERFTKSMLLAQGGFAAFLEAGANQRAELLEELTGTDIYGQISQRVFEQTREVKNSLDQLRARAEGVELLNAEQRQALQDEVTQLAEQEVLLNGQQQSCQQQRQHVLDLSKAHSQHQQAQAQEQQAQHAWQDAQVQLQQLADCAPALRLQPAHQAWQQAQQLLAQRQDELNNITIAQQQATEQMAQQLWLASQFSQQLVALRQSRIGQLVNQQQSVQTQLAQHPQRAQLGVQLGIWREQLTARQQLSNAVTEQLNRQQQEQADAAQLAQQIQSLQAQLQQAEAALLVAEAREHEQQAALEQLLAGEAEAVLREHWQRLLEQGHVLQRLEQIAQHRQELARQAGQLSDAMLEQQQHKAKQEQALVSLREQYRDLQQQVRDKETLLLQEQCIQALEQYRAQLQPEQACPLCGSLEHPAVAAYQALDSSVTVSALELKREQLKALGEQGEGLRSTVATLNERIEQQQVQVQRVEQERQQQADLWQQQTELLGQQLADAAALKVAMQIHAEQAQQLQARLSQLEECKVALDSARTANQQVQGSLQQQRTEQAVLLSKQEQQQRQQQDIAKQLQHLQQQQQQQQEQLGAALAQFGYSLPEQGDSWLQQREEEWAQWQQYQQQLAELQERLRDEQHGLSSSQEVADLWQQRLHQQPLPALPELPQVADARERLAAAQQGYDDAVQALSSWQGKQQTHNELLSQAQAGLHRQQQAWIDALALSPFADVASYQAALLDPEQQAQLTALKQRVDKALAEAQALMLSSTRHLEQLQALPHSVLSLEQLDEQLQSLNAQLKTLSERQGEIRAQLQGDDARRQGQQSLFAENQAKQGEYDLWQQLNSLIGSADGAKYRKFAQGLTLDHLVYLANQQLERLHGRYQLARRSSGELELEVIDTWQADAARDTKTLSGGESFLVSLALALALSDLVSHKTSIDSLFLDEGFGTLDGETLEVALDALDNLNASGKMIGVISHVEALKERIPVQLKVHKGVGMGYSGLDKRFAVNARDN is encoded by the coding sequence ATGAAGATCCTTAGCCTGCGCCTGAAAAACCTTAATTCGCTGAAAGGTGAATGGAAGATCGACTTCACCGCCGAGCCGTTCAAGGACAACGGTTTGTTCGCCATCACCGGGCCGACCGGCGCGGGCAAGACCACGCTGCTGGATGCCATCTGCCTAGCCCTGTACCACCGCACGCCGCGTATTAGCTCGCTGTCGGATAAGACCAATCAATTAATGACCCGCCACACCGCAGACTGCCTGGCTGAGGTCGAATTCGAGGTCAAAGGCGTCGCCTACCGCGCGTTCTGGAGCCAGCGCCGCGCCCGTGATAAGGCTGACGGTCAATTGCAGGGGCCCAAGGTTGAGCTGGCCGCCGCTGACGGGCAGATCATCACCGACAAGATCAACGAGAAGCTGCATGAGACCGAGCGCCTCACCGGTCTGGATTTTGAGCGCTTTACCAAGTCCATGCTGCTGGCCCAGGGCGGTTTTGCCGCCTTTCTCGAAGCGGGTGCCAACCAGCGCGCCGAGCTGCTGGAAGAGCTGACAGGTACCGATATCTACGGGCAGATATCCCAGCGGGTGTTTGAGCAGACCCGCGAGGTAAAAAACTCACTCGACCAGCTACGTGCCAGGGCCGAAGGGGTGGAGCTGCTTAATGCGGAGCAGCGCCAGGCACTGCAGGATGAAGTCACGCAACTGGCTGAGCAGGAAGTGTTGCTCAACGGCCAGCAACAGAGTTGCCAGCAGCAACGCCAACATGTTCTCGATCTGAGCAAGGCGCATAGTCAGCATCAACAGGCCCAGGCCCAAGAACAGCAGGCGCAACACGCCTGGCAGGATGCACAAGTGCAATTGCAGCAGCTTGCAGACTGCGCGCCGGCACTGCGTCTGCAGCCCGCTCATCAGGCCTGGCAGCAGGCCCAGCAACTGCTGGCGCAACGGCAGGATGAGTTGAACAACATCACCATTGCCCAGCAGCAGGCCACCGAGCAGATGGCCCAGCAACTGTGGCTGGCCAGTCAGTTCAGCCAGCAGTTGGTGGCGCTCAGGCAGTCGCGTATTGGCCAGCTCGTTAACCAGCAGCAGAGCGTGCAGACGCAGTTGGCGCAGCACCCGCAGCGCGCTCAGTTGGGTGTGCAACTGGGCATCTGGCGTGAGCAACTGACTGCGCGGCAGCAGTTGAGCAACGCTGTCACCGAGCAGTTGAATAGGCAGCAGCAAGAGCAGGCTGATGCGGCGCAGTTGGCGCAGCAGATACAGAGCCTGCAGGCCCAGTTGCAGCAGGCCGAGGCGGCACTGCTGGTTGCAGAGGCCCGTGAGCATGAGCAGCAAGCGGCGCTTGAGCAACTGCTGGCCGGGGAAGCCGAAGCCGTCTTGCGTGAGCACTGGCAGCGCTTGCTGGAGCAGGGGCACGTGTTGCAGCGTCTGGAGCAGATTGCTCAGCATCGTCAGGAGCTGGCCAGGCAGGCCGGGCAACTGAGCGATGCCATGCTGGAGCAGCAACAGCACAAGGCCAAGCAGGAACAGGCGCTGGTCAGCCTGCGCGAGCAGTACCGCGATCTGCAGCAGCAGGTGCGCGACAAGGAAACCCTGTTATTGCAGGAACAGTGCATTCAGGCCCTGGAGCAATACCGCGCCCAGCTACAGCCTGAGCAGGCCTGCCCGCTGTGTGGCTCCCTGGAGCATCCGGCCGTGGCGGCTTACCAGGCGCTGGACAGCTCGGTCACGGTCTCTGCGCTGGAACTCAAGCGCGAGCAGTTGAAAGCCCTGGGCGAGCAGGGCGAAGGCCTGCGCAGCACTGTCGCCACTTTGAATGAACGTATCGAACAGCAACAGGTGCAGGTGCAGCGGGTCGAGCAGGAACGTCAGCAGCAGGCCGATCTCTGGCAGCAACAAACCGAACTGCTGGGCCAGCAACTGGCGGACGCCGCCGCGCTCAAGGTTGCCATGCAGATCCATGCCGAACAGGCGCAGCAGTTGCAGGCGCGCCTGAGCCAGCTTGAAGAATGTAAGGTCGCTCTGGATAGCGCCCGTACCGCCAACCAGCAGGTGCAGGGTAGCCTGCAACAGCAGCGCACCGAGCAGGCAGTGCTGCTCAGCAAACAGGAGCAGCAACAGCGTCAGCAGCAAGACATCGCCAAGCAGTTGCAACACCTGCAGCAACAGCAGCAACAGCAGCAGGAGCAGCTGGGCGCAGCCTTGGCGCAGTTCGGTTACAGCCTGCCGGAGCAAGGTGATAGCTGGCTGCAGCAGCGCGAGGAGGAATGGGCGCAGTGGCAGCAGTATCAGCAGCAACTGGCGGAGCTGCAGGAGCGTCTGCGTGATGAACAGCATGGTCTGAGCAGCAGCCAGGAAGTAGCCGACCTCTGGCAGCAGCGGTTACATCAGCAGCCGTTGCCTGCCTTGCCGGAGCTGCCGCAGGTGGCGGATGCCCGCGAACGTCTGGCGGCTGCGCAGCAGGGCTACGACGACGCTGTGCAAGCACTAAGTAGCTGGCAGGGCAAACAGCAGACCCACAATGAACTGCTCAGCCAGGCGCAGGCGGGTCTGCATCGGCAACAGCAAGCCTGGATCGACGCGCTGGCCCTCAGCCCCTTTGCCGATGTAGCCAGCTACCAGGCGGCGCTGCTTGATCCTGAGCAGCAAGCGCAACTGACAGCCCTCAAGCAGCGTGTGGACAAGGCGCTGGCCGAAGCACAGGCACTGATGCTGTCCAGCACTCGGCATCTTGAGCAATTGCAGGCGCTACCGCACAGCGTGCTGAGCCTTGAGCAGCTTGATGAACAGTTGCAGTCTCTCAACGCTCAGCTGAAAACCCTGAGTGAGCGCCAGGGAGAGATCCGCGCCCAACTGCAGGGTGACGACGCGCGCAGGCAGGGCCAGCAGAGCCTGTTTGCCGAGAACCAAGCCAAGCAGGGCGAATACGATCTATGGCAGCAGCTCAACAGCCTGATCGGCTCGGCCGATGGCGCCAAATATCGCAAGTTTGCCCAGGGCCTGACCCTCGATCATCTGGTCTACCTGGCCAATCAGCAGCTCGAACGTTTGCATGGCCGCTACCAGTTGGCGCGGCGCAGCAGTGGCGAGTTGGAGCTGGAGGTGATCGACACCTGGCAGGCCGATGCGGCGCGCGACACCAAGACCTTGTCCGGCGGCGAGAGCTTTCTGGTCAGTCTGGCCCTGGCCCTGGCGCTGTCCGATCTGGTCAGCCACAAGACCAGCATCGACTCGCTGTTTCTCGACGAAGGCTTCGGCACGTTGGACGGTGAAACCCTGGAGGTCGCTCTGGACGCCTTGGATAACCTCAATGCCAGCGGCAAGATGATCGGCGTGATCAGTCATGTCGAAGCGCTTAAGGAACGCATCCCGGTGCAGTTGAAAGTGCACAAGGGCGTCGGCATGGGTTATAGCGGCCTGGATAAGCGCTTTGCGGTGAATGCACGGGACAATTGA
- a CDS encoding substrate-binding periplasmic protein, which produces MAKLLICLLCCCCLVVEAHAAPRSADALILCYEDQNSYPWVMTDGSGLNLQLLRLVDESLPLQFSFVAVPWKRCLSGMAQGTYDGAFASSFKEERLLLGRYPQDADGRLDERKRLHTSIYALYRRKGSPVSWNGEEFRQLQGRVGSLSGFSIVDFIRAQGAEVDEASRDPLALLQMLSHKRIEAAALQSLRGDFVLQSNPELAARLEKVKLPLEEKAYYLMLSNAYVAANPAYAARIWDEIERQRESVTYRQQVRDFLARSQP; this is translated from the coding sequence TTGGCCAAGCTGTTGATCTGCCTGCTGTGCTGCTGTTGTCTGGTTGTTGAGGCCCATGCGGCCCCACGTTCGGCCGATGCCTTGATCCTCTGTTATGAGGATCAAAACTCCTACCCCTGGGTGATGACCGACGGCAGCGGGCTCAACCTGCAGCTGCTACGGCTGGTCGACGAGAGCTTGCCGCTGCAGTTCAGCTTCGTTGCCGTGCCCTGGAAGCGCTGTTTGTCTGGCATGGCTCAAGGCACCTATGACGGCGCTTTTGCCTCCAGCTTCAAGGAGGAACGTCTGCTTCTCGGCCGTTACCCGCAGGATGCCGATGGCCGCCTGGATGAGCGCAAACGGCTGCACACCTCGATCTACGCCCTGTACCGGCGTAAGGGCAGCCCTGTGAGCTGGAACGGCGAAGAGTTTCGCCAGTTGCAAGGGCGGGTTGGCTCCCTGAGCGGCTTTTCGATTGTCGACTTTATTCGCGCCCAGGGCGCCGAGGTTGATGAAGCCAGCCGTGATCCGCTGGCGCTGTTGCAGATGCTTAGCCATAAGCGCATCGAAGCGGCTGCGCTGCAGAGCCTGCGCGGCGACTTTGTGCTGCAGAGCAATCCTGAGCTGGCGGCGCGGCTGGAAAAGGTCAAGCTGCCGCTGGAAGAGAAGGCTTACTACCTGATGCTGTCCAACGCCTATGTGGCGGCTAACCCTGCGTATGCCGCGCGTATCTGGGATGAAATTGAGCGTCAGCGCGAGTCGGTGACGTATCGGCAGCAGGTGCGGGATTTTCTGGCACGCTCTCAGCCCTGA
- a CDS encoding ABC1 kinase family protein has translation MAKPPAAPPSASALGRFLTLAGTATRIGGSVLGQRLRPGRSGIDWQPVGDLLTDVLGEMKGPVLKLGQMASQWQGVLPEPVALALASLQNRVPALPFSALREHLQQVYGADLGQFFQQIDEQPFAAASLGQVHRAIAADGRALVLKVQYPGIAENCQADLRQLRRLLPLGRLFRAPAEQLEGLYQELAAVIAAELDYPTEMRRLQDFRAHFADWPGLRLPQPQEDLCRPGVLALSEEAGLPFAEVSRASAEVRERLALPLVLWLSAQAFELGLLHADPHPGNFAYTAAGELVVYDFGCVQALSAPLLAAYVQTYKALQARDGEQLEKAFQALGTRQPQSTTPYGLYRQLHGLLGPLLQPGVHWDFAATPLHEQVQRLLPDVLGALGSLQPAPATLLVNRTLEGHYWNLSRLGVALPVADLLQVQLVGR, from the coding sequence ATGGCTAAGCCTCCCGCCGCTCCACCGTCTGCCTCTGCGCTTGGGCGCTTTCTGACCTTGGCCGGTACGGCCACGCGCATCGGCGGCAGCGTGCTGGGGCAGCGTCTGCGTCCTGGGCGCAGTGGAATTGATTGGCAGCCGGTGGGCGATCTGCTCACGGATGTGCTGGGCGAGATGAAAGGCCCGGTGCTCAAGCTGGGGCAAATGGCCTCACAGTGGCAGGGTGTGCTGCCTGAGCCGGTGGCTCTGGCGCTGGCCTCGTTGCAGAACCGTGTGCCGGCCTTGCCCTTCAGCGCGCTGCGCGAACACCTGCAACAGGTGTATGGCGCGGACCTCGGGCAGTTTTTCCAGCAGATCGACGAGCAACCCTTTGCCGCCGCCTCCTTGGGCCAGGTGCATCGCGCGATAGCGGCAGATGGCCGGGCGCTGGTGCTGAAAGTGCAATACCCGGGTATCGCCGAGAACTGCCAGGCGGATCTGCGCCAGCTGCGCCGTTTGTTGCCGCTGGGGCGCTTGTTCCGCGCGCCCGCCGAACAGCTGGAAGGCTTGTACCAGGAACTGGCAGCGGTGATCGCAGCTGAGCTGGATTACCCGACGGAGATGCGCCGTCTGCAGGACTTTCGCGCGCATTTCGCCGATTGGCCGGGCTTGCGTCTGCCGCAGCCGCAGGAAGATCTGTGCCGCCCCGGTGTACTGGCGCTAAGCGAGGAGGCCGGCTTGCCGTTTGCCGAGGTTAGCCGGGCCAGTGCTGAAGTGCGTGAGCGTCTGGCCCTGCCCCTGGTGCTCTGGCTGAGTGCCCAGGCCTTCGAGCTGGGGCTGCTGCATGCCGATCCGCATCCGGGCAATTTCGCCTACACCGCAGCCGGTGAGCTGGTGGTGTATGACTTCGGCTGTGTGCAGGCGCTGTCTGCGCCGTTACTGGCGGCCTATGTGCAAACCTACAAGGCGTTGCAGGCCCGCGACGGCGAGCAGCTGGAGAAGGCCTTCCAGGCGCTCGGTACACGCCAGCCGCAATCCACCACGCCCTATGGCTTGTACCGTCAGCTGCATGGCTTGCTCGGGCCGCTGTTGCAGCCTGGCGTGCACTGGGACTTTGCCGCCACGCCGCTGCATGAACAGGTGCAGCGGCTGTTGCCCGATGTGCTGGGCGCATTGGGCAGTCTGCAACCCGCACCGGCCACCTTGCTGGTCAATCGCACGCTGGAAGGGCATTACTGGAACCTCAGCCGCCTCGGTGTCGCGCTGCCGGTGGCCGATCTGTTGCAGGTACAGCTGGTCGGGCGTTAG
- a CDS encoding ABC transporter substrate-binding protein, giving the protein MTSRQLLRGLVISCLLIPGVASAAEPGLSTDEVRIGMVNAQSGPAAALGLGMLNGAQAYFKRVNAEGGVHGRRINLLSRDDGYEPSQTAAHTRSLLKTRQVFALLGYVGTPTSRAAVPLALRAQVPYLFPFTGAEFLRTPAKPGVFNIRASYIEETEQLVEHMTQDLKLSKIAILMQDDSFGESVKGGLNGALLKRELKIHAQARIQRNSLDVTAAIKALQRTQPEAVFFVGTYRQLAAAIKQAKALGFNTRFISVSFIGTEGFIREIGSDGDGVYISQVVPSPDDSSLALVRAYQADMQPGDFDHASLEGYIGAAVFTQALRKAGAEPTRETFLDALEHLDTDLGGFKVAFSRRQHQGSSLVFLTRIENGQAIPVTSMR; this is encoded by the coding sequence ATGACCTCTCGACAGCTGCTGCGTGGCCTGGTGATCAGCTGCCTGCTGATACCGGGAGTCGCCAGCGCAGCGGAGCCAGGCCTGAGCACGGATGAAGTACGGATCGGCATGGTCAACGCACAGAGCGGCCCGGCGGCAGCTCTGGGTTTGGGCATGCTCAATGGCGCTCAAGCCTACTTCAAACGCGTCAACGCCGAAGGTGGGGTACATGGTCGGCGTATCAACCTGCTCAGCCGGGACGATGGCTATGAGCCCAGCCAGACCGCCGCGCATACCCGCAGCCTATTGAAAACCCGGCAGGTGTTTGCCCTGCTCGGCTATGTCGGCACGCCCACCTCACGCGCCGCGGTGCCGCTGGCGCTGCGGGCGCAAGTGCCGTACCTGTTCCCCTTTACTGGGGCCGAGTTTCTGCGCACACCGGCCAAACCCGGGGTATTCAATATCCGCGCATCCTATATCGAGGAAACCGAGCAACTGGTCGAGCACATGACCCAGGACCTCAAGCTGAGCAAGATTGCCATCCTGATGCAGGACGACTCCTTCGGTGAATCGGTCAAGGGCGGCCTCAACGGCGCGCTGCTCAAACGCGAGCTGAAGATCCATGCGCAGGCGCGCATCCAGCGCAATTCGCTGGACGTGACTGCTGCCATCAAGGCCTTGCAGCGCACCCAGCCGGAAGCGGTGTTCTTTGTCGGCACTTACAGGCAACTGGCGGCTGCAATCAAACAGGCGAAAGCGCTGGGCTTCAATACACGCTTTATCAGCGTGTCGTTTATCGGCACCGAGGGGTTTATCCGTGAGATCGGCAGTGACGGCGATGGGGTATATATATCCCAGGTGGTGCCCTCACCTGACGATAGTTCGCTGGCGCTGGTGCGCGCCTATCAAGCCGATATGCAGCCTGGCGATTTTGACCACGCGTCACTGGAGGGCTATATCGGTGCAGCGGTGTTTACTCAGGCGCTGCGCAAAGCCGGCGCTGAGCCTACACGCGAGACGTTTCTCGATGCGCTGGAACACCTCGACACGGACCTCGGCGGTTTCAAGGTGGCATTCTCACGCCGCCAGCACCAGGGTTCCAGTCTGGTCTTCCTGACTCGCATCGAAAACGGCCAGGCCATACCCGTTACCAGCATGCGCTAA
- a CDS encoding substrate-binding periplasmic protein: MKWKNLFVAFCLLLGLPAQASEQPELKISVGDWPPYLSSDLQHNGVIAHLISDLLADEGYRVTFQFLPWPRAYAAAAASRFDGTAVWMHKTEREADFLFSAPLLDEQFVFFHLKSLPFDWQRFDDLTGMTLGGGLEYSYGPQFDAFLAENKVKIERVSNDQQNFEKLLKERVVLYPQEMNVGYAALRSHFSAEDQAKITHHPKPLLVNLSYLMLPKALEGSPALLERFNKRLQLYRDSGRYQRYFDDLQQGKYQQEPSASATGE; this comes from the coding sequence ATGAAGTGGAAAAACCTGTTCGTCGCGTTCTGCCTGCTGCTGGGGCTGCCCGCGCAAGCCAGCGAACAGCCAGAACTGAAGATCAGCGTCGGCGACTGGCCGCCTTATTTGTCCAGCGACTTACAACACAACGGGGTGATTGCCCACCTGATCAGCGACCTGCTCGCCGATGAGGGCTATCGTGTCACGTTCCAGTTTCTACCCTGGCCGCGGGCCTATGCCGCAGCGGCTGCAAGCCGCTTTGACGGCACTGCGGTATGGATGCACAAGACCGAGCGCGAGGCGGACTTTCTGTTCAGCGCGCCATTGCTCGATGAACAGTTCGTGTTCTTTCACCTGAAAAGCCTACCCTTTGACTGGCAACGCTTTGACGACCTCACCGGCATGACCCTCGGCGGCGGCCTGGAATACAGCTACGGCCCGCAGTTCGATGCCTTTCTCGCCGAGAACAAGGTGAAGATCGAGCGCGTTTCAAACGACCAGCAGAACTTCGAGAAGCTGCTCAAGGAGCGCGTGGTGCTCTACCCGCAGGAGATGAACGTCGGTTATGCCGCCCTGCGCAGTCACTTCAGCGCGGAAGATCAGGCCAAGATCACCCATCACCCGAAGCCGCTGCTAGTCAATCTGAGCTACCTGATGCTGCCGAAAGCCCTGGAAGGCAGCCCGGCGCTGCTTGAGCGCTTCAATAAGCGCCTGCAGCTCTACCGTGACAGCGGCCGTTATCAGCGTTATTTCGATGATCTACAGCAAGGCAAGTACCAGCAGGAGCCGTCAGCATCAGCCACAGGCGAGTAA
- a CDS encoding IS5 family transposase, with translation MKQMTFADAEYAGKRKQTRKELFLIEMDRVVPWKGLIALIEPHYPKGEGGRPSYPLMAMLRVHLMQNWFGYSDPAMEEALYETTILRQFAGLTLERIPDETTILNFRRLLEKHELAAGILAVINGYLGDRGLSLRQGTIVDATLINAPSSTKNKNGKRDPEMHSTKKGNQYYFGMKAHIGVDDESGLVHSVVGTAANVADVTQVDKLLHGEENMVGGDAGYTGVEKRPEHEGRQVIWQVAARRSTYKKLGKRSALYKAKRKIEKAKAQVRAKVEHPFRVIKRQFGYVKTRFRGLVKNTAQLVTLFALSNLWMARRHLLTNAGEVRP, from the coding sequence ATGAAGCAGATGACCTTCGCCGACGCCGAGTACGCCGGCAAGCGCAAGCAGACCCGCAAAGAATTGTTCCTGATCGAGATGGATCGGGTAGTGCCATGGAAAGGGTTGATCGCTTTGATCGAGCCGCATTATCCAAAGGGTGAAGGCGGCCGACCGTCCTATCCGCTGATGGCGATGCTGCGAGTGCATCTGATGCAAAACTGGTTCGGTTACAGCGATCCGGCGATGGAAGAGGCGCTGTACGAGACCACCATCCTACGCCAGTTTGCCGGGCTGACTCTGGAGCGCATTCCTGACGAAACCACCATCCTCAACTTCCGCCGCTTGCTGGAAAAACACGAACTGGCTGCCGGCATCCTGGCCGTGATCAATGGCTACCTGGGTGACCGTGGTTTGTCGCTGCGCCAAGGCACCATCGTCGATGCCACGCTGATCAACGCGCCGAGTTCAACCAAGAACAAGAACGGTAAGCGTGACCCTGAGATGCACTCAACCAAGAAAGGCAATCAGTATTACTTCGGCATGAAGGCGCACATCGGGGTGGATGACGAGTCTGGCTTGGTGCACAGCGTGGTGGGTACTGCCGCCAACGTGGCGGATGTCACCCAGGTCGATAAGCTGCTGCACGGCGAGGAAAACATGGTGGGGGGCGATGCCGGATATACCGGTGTCGAGAAGCGCCCCGAGCATGAGGGCCGTCAAGTGATCTGGCAGGTTGCAGCACGGCGTAGCACTTACAAGAAACTCGGTAAGCGCAGCGCGCTGTACAAAGCCAAGCGCAAAATCGAGAAGGCCAAGGCCCAAGTGCGAGCCAAGGTCGAGCATCCGTTTCGGGTGATCAAGCGTCAGTTCGGTTATGTGAAGACGCGCTTCCGTGGCCTGGTCAAAAACACGGCGCAACTGGTGACTTTATTCGCGCTGTCAAATCTGTGGATGGCGCGCCGACATTTACTGACGAATGCAGGAGAGGTGCGCCCGTAA
- a CDS encoding choice-of-anchor I domain-containing protein, translating into MLRISTLCALFALAPLASALELKPLALYESGFAADTEIVSAQASSMRVIVSNSAEGLVDVLQLDPAKGLKRIARHNLVAAGTGEITSVIFHPSEDLFAVCIRNSDGLKNGRVELRSVADGKLLNTVEIGIWPDSLAFSPKGDFIVVANEGEGYVRDGEGFRSGEGSISLIDLRGGVAAAKHSLITLPDLKGVEGATQAEHKRLLERVIDGEELKVPFGTSPEHIEPEYVTFSPDGARAYVSLQENNAIAVVDVLQGKLDKVFGLGTVRHAADIVDDGKYTPAAELFALREPDALAVSADGRYLVSADEGDTDPKVAKTKAGLPSGGGRTVSVFDAMSGKLLGDTGSQLDDMAAQAGVYPDARSPNKGSEPEGVVSFDAFGKRLAVATLERADALALIDLDLAEQPKVLQVVGAGEGAGSGNLAPEGLAHVEREGRHFLVTGLEKSGNVAVFELLK; encoded by the coding sequence GTGCTGCGAATCTCTACACTTTGCGCGCTTTTTGCCCTGGCTCCATTGGCCTCTGCTCTTGAGCTTAAACCCCTGGCGCTGTACGAGAGCGGCTTCGCTGCCGACACTGAAATTGTCAGCGCGCAGGCTTCGAGCATGCGCGTGATTGTGTCCAATAGCGCCGAAGGCTTGGTCGATGTGCTGCAGCTGGACCCGGCCAAGGGGCTCAAGCGCATTGCCCGGCATAACCTGGTGGCAGCCGGCACGGGGGAAATCACTTCGGTAATTTTCCACCCCAGCGAAGACCTGTTTGCCGTGTGTATTCGCAATAGCGATGGCCTGAAAAACGGTCGCGTCGAGTTGCGTTCGGTGGCCGATGGCAAGCTGCTTAATACCGTTGAAATTGGTATCTGGCCTGACAGCCTGGCGTTTTCGCCTAAAGGCGACTTCATCGTGGTGGCCAACGAAGGCGAAGGCTATGTGCGTGACGGCGAGGGTTTTCGCAGCGGTGAAGGCTCGATCAGCCTGATCGACCTGCGTGGCGGCGTGGCGGCGGCCAAGCACAGCCTGATTACCCTGCCGGACCTGAAAGGTGTCGAGGGCGCGACCCAGGCTGAGCATAAGCGTCTGCTGGAACGGGTGATCGACGGCGAAGAGTTGAAAGTGCCGTTCGGCACCAGCCCCGAGCATATCGAGCCGGAATACGTGACCTTCAGCCCGGACGGCGCGCGTGCCTACGTCAGCCTGCAAGAGAACAACGCGATTGCGGTGGTTGATGTGCTGCAAGGCAAGCTGGACAAGGTGTTTGGTCTGGGTACCGTGCGCCATGCCGCGGATATCGTCGATGACGGAAAATACACCCCGGCGGCCGAGCTGTTTGCCCTGCGCGAGCCGGATGCCTTGGCGGTGAGCGCCGATGGCCGTTACCTGGTTAGCGCTGATGAAGGCGATACCGACCCGAAAGTCGCCAAGACCAAGGCTGGCCTGCCCAGCGGTGGTGGACGCACGGTCAGTGTGTTCGATGCCATGAGCGGCAAGCTGCTCGGTGATACCGGCAGCCAGCTGGATGATATGGCCGCTCAGGCCGGTGTTTACCCGGATGCGCGCAGTCCCAACAAGGGCAGCGAGCCGGAAGGTGTGGTGAGTTTCGATGCCTTCGGCAAGCGTCTGGCGGTGGCGACCCTGGAGCGCGCCGATGCCCTGGCCCTGATCGACCTTGACCTGGCCGAGCAACCCAAGGTGTTGCAGGTGGTGGGTGCCGGTGAAGGCGCAGGCTCCGGCAACCTGGCGCCGGAAGGGTTGGCTCATGTTGAGCGTGAGGGGCGGCATTTCCTGGTCACTGGCCTGGAGAAGAGCGGCAACGTGGCGGTGTTCGAGTTGCTCAAGTAA